From a single Novipirellula caenicola genomic region:
- a CDS encoding polysaccharide deacetylase family protein — MNLLKSAALLARTELTAPVRAIRNRVLSRHGLSPLCVSFYHRVADTHPNDWSISRREFLRHVDYCQRSFDLIGLDELQKRVNENYCSRPTLTFTFDDGYAENCEFALPLLAERNIPCVYFVAIGHVQQQRPFPHDVQAGVPLSPNTLQQLRDISDSGIEIGLHTRNHVDFSKVSDPRVVHHEVTTAKDELEQWIGRPVRYFAVPYGLPSQLTSMVISAVYRCGMLGFCSAFGAYNTVGRDSFHIRRFHGDPCFSRMKNWLSFDPRKLRREPTVDYVLPRRRSSDRPAGPIESRTNLVGANMPQISMPMSNFPAAS, encoded by the coding sequence ATGAACTTGCTAAAATCCGCCGCTTTGTTGGCGCGAACTGAATTGACCGCGCCAGTGCGAGCGATCCGTAATCGCGTGCTCTCCCGCCACGGCCTTTCGCCGCTGTGTGTTTCGTTCTATCACCGCGTCGCGGACACGCATCCGAACGATTGGTCCATCTCGCGACGAGAGTTTTTGCGACACGTCGATTACTGCCAACGATCGTTCGATCTGATTGGTTTGGACGAACTACAAAAACGAGTCAACGAAAACTACTGCTCACGCCCCACGTTGACGTTTACCTTTGACGATGGCTACGCGGAAAATTGTGAGTTCGCGTTGCCGTTGTTGGCCGAACGCAACATCCCTTGCGTCTATTTTGTGGCGATTGGGCATGTCCAACAGCAACGCCCTTTTCCGCATGATGTCCAGGCCGGAGTGCCACTGTCACCGAACACGTTGCAACAGCTTCGTGATATCTCGGACTCGGGGATCGAGATTGGATTGCACACTCGCAACCATGTCGATTTTTCGAAGGTGTCGGATCCTCGCGTCGTGCACCACGAAGTCACCACGGCAAAAGACGAGTTGGAACAGTGGATCGGTCGACCGGTTCGCTATTTTGCGGTGCCCTATGGGTTGCCCTCTCAATTGACGTCGATGGTGATCAGTGCGGTTTATCGATGCGGCATGCTCGGGTTTTGTAGCGCGTTTGGGGCCTACAACACCGTCGGACGTGACTCGTTTCACATTCGCCGCTTTCACGGAGATCCCTGCTTCTCGCGAATGAAAAATTGGCTCAGCTTTGATCCGCGTAAACTGCGACGCGAGCCCACAGTTGACTATGTCTTGCCAAGACGTCGATCTTCGGATCGCCCGGCGGGTCCGATCGAATCACGCACGAACCTGGTCGGGGCCAACATGCCACAAATCTCGATGCCGATGTCCAATTTTCCCGCGGCTAGTTAA
- a CDS encoding DUF1573 domain-containing protein — protein sequence MFPHLQRISRKAIVLAAISSCVFTISTLPCRSAQSQDWSEKVFPVKAHDFGTVAVAAKTEFRFPVHNPYSQPLHIQSVRASCGCTTPIIESQYVQPGETGAILARFNTGTFRGKRGATLTVVVDQPFYAETRLVVDGYIRSDMVFHPGEISFGRTTQGETSSKTTKILYAGRSDWQVTDVVSNKPWLLPSFQQLTRGSGRVDYEISVTIQEDAPQGFFQDELTVITNDRSMPRVPLRVSGQVESLLSISPQSIALGSVKPGQTVSKRLVIRSQEPVLIDSIECEGWDVKFDRPTAESTTFLLDVSFTPTEATGSDRKPVVISTSGTKSIQAKALLTADVRSE from the coding sequence ATGTTCCCACACCTTCAACGAATTTCTCGCAAGGCGATCGTATTGGCGGCGATCAGCAGTTGTGTTTTCACGATTTCAACGCTTCCTTGTCGCTCGGCGCAATCGCAAGATTGGTCCGAGAAAGTGTTCCCCGTCAAAGCACACGACTTCGGTACGGTTGCCGTAGCGGCGAAGACCGAATTTCGGTTCCCGGTGCACAACCCTTACTCTCAACCGCTACACATTCAATCGGTGCGGGCGAGTTGTGGCTGCACGACGCCGATCATTGAAAGCCAGTACGTTCAACCGGGTGAAACCGGGGCGATCTTGGCGCGATTCAACACCGGCACGTTCCGTGGCAAACGCGGTGCGACGTTGACCGTCGTAGTGGACCAACCGTTTTATGCCGAAACTCGATTGGTCGTGGATGGCTACATTCGCAGCGATATGGTGTTTCACCCAGGTGAAATCAGCTTCGGCCGGACCACGCAGGGTGAAACCAGTTCGAAGACCACCAAAATTTTGTATGCCGGACGCAGCGATTGGCAGGTGACCGACGTGGTCAGCAACAAACCATGGTTGTTGCCGTCGTTTCAACAGCTGACTCGCGGCAGCGGCCGAGTGGACTATGAAATCTCGGTCACGATCCAAGAAGACGCCCCGCAAGGGTTCTTTCAGGACGAATTGACGGTAATCACCAATGATCGCTCGATGCCTCGCGTTCCATTGCGGGTCAGCGGCCAAGTCGAAAGTTTGCTCAGCATTTCGCCGCAATCGATCGCACTCGGAAGCGTCAAACCTGGGCAAACCGTCTCGAAACGTCTGGTGATTCGCAGCCAAGAACCTGTCTTGATCGACTCGATCGAGTGCGAAGGATGGGACGTCAAGTTTGATCGCCCGACTGCCGAAAGCACCACGTTCTTGTTGGACGTCAGCTTCACGCCCACCGAAGCGACCGGAAGCGATCGAAAGCCCGTCGTGATCTCGACCTCCGGCACCAAATCGATTCAGGCCAAGGCGTTGCTAACCGCCGATGTTCGTTCGGAATAA
- a CDS encoding glycosyltransferase family 4 protein, which translates to MFVITSMPVGGAETLLVNLMRRMDPKVMIPEVVCLKEAGPLGEQIASEFKVHTHLLSSKYDLRVLPRLVQLMYRRWVDVVITVGAGDKMFWGRVAAKLAGVPVIASALHSTGWPDGVGRLNRKLTCITDAFIAVADSHGEFLTSFERFPAAKVNVIRNGVDCDRFRPLPTARQSLRDQLGVPSDAPVVGLVAALRSEKNHAMFLDTAAMIRDRNRDSRLGETHWVLVGDGPERAAIEQQRDELGLASHVHLLGTRHDTPELVAGMDVFALTSLNEASPVSILESLACGVPVVATDVGSISESVIEGVTGHLVPSQDVPAMAAAVTRLLSDPAAARSMGENGRDRVVATGSLDSMVRGYESLATRLYDSKVGCRSNPATRGGVVTPKRQASESISC; encoded by the coding sequence TTGTTTGTGATCACCAGCATGCCGGTGGGAGGAGCTGAGACGTTGTTGGTCAATCTGATGCGACGGATGGACCCGAAAGTCATGATTCCCGAAGTGGTTTGTTTGAAAGAGGCCGGTCCGCTTGGCGAGCAAATCGCAAGCGAGTTCAAGGTTCATACCCATCTGTTGTCCAGCAAATACGACCTGCGAGTTCTGCCTCGCTTGGTGCAATTGATGTATCGCCGCTGGGTCGACGTCGTCATCACGGTCGGCGCAGGCGACAAGATGTTTTGGGGACGTGTTGCCGCAAAATTGGCAGGGGTGCCAGTGATCGCTTCGGCACTGCATTCGACCGGATGGCCTGATGGCGTTGGCCGTCTGAACCGCAAACTCACCTGCATCACCGATGCCTTTATCGCAGTCGCTGATTCGCATGGCGAATTTTTGACTTCGTTTGAACGGTTTCCCGCTGCCAAAGTGAACGTCATTCGCAACGGAGTGGATTGCGACCGATTTCGCCCGCTGCCCACCGCGCGACAATCGCTGCGAGATCAGTTGGGGGTTCCCAGCGATGCGCCGGTGGTTGGGTTGGTGGCCGCGCTACGCAGCGAAAAAAATCATGCCATGTTCTTGGACACCGCCGCGATGATCCGCGATCGAAATCGCGATTCACGACTCGGTGAAACGCATTGGGTGTTGGTTGGCGATGGCCCCGAACGCGCAGCGATCGAACAACAGCGGGATGAATTGGGGCTCGCATCGCACGTTCATCTGTTGGGAACCCGCCACGATACGCCTGAATTGGTAGCCGGAATGGACGTATTCGCACTCACCTCGCTCAACGAAGCCTCGCCGGTGTCGATTTTGGAATCGTTGGCGTGTGGGGTTCCCGTCGTTGCCACCGACGTGGGTTCCATTTCCGAATCGGTGATCGAAGGGGTCACGGGGCATTTGGTGCCTTCGCAAGACGTGCCGGCGATGGCCGCTGCGGTCACACGGTTGTTGAGCGATCCTGCGGCCGCCCGAAGCATGGGCGAAAACGGACGCGACCGCGTCGTTGCGACCGGGTCGCTGGATTCGATGGTGCGAGGTTACGAATCGCTTGCCACTCGGCTGTACGACTCGAAAGTCGGTTGCCGGTCGAATCCGGCAACGCGGGGGGGCGTTGTGACGCCCAAGCGTCAAGCGTCGGAAAGTATTTCGTGTTAA
- a CDS encoding Gfo/Idh/MocA family oxidoreductase, translated as MTQPTPPTPNASREAAPPSRRQFLRHSGVVSAGVASTLATTRVLRGSEAAESKPEPIRLALVGAGGRGSGAINDSLSINDNVKLVAVADLVEQKCQNICKSLASRYADKLDVKPSDMYHGLDAYKRVLDKQDVDVVLFATPPGFRAPYVLDAVDAGKHVFAEKPTCVDPAGYRQCLEADAKARSNKTAIVTGTQYRRQTNYVEAIKRIHEGEIGDIISGTARYCSNGIWYRQRKAGMSDAEYQLYNWMHFVWLSGDQIAEQAVHNIDTINWIMGGPPESAYGGGGRFTRPNDSEMWDNVAVDYVYPGNRVVSFMCRQIPNTKSDNSNVIYGTKGTCTILGGNSGASIKTRDGKTTWEMSGDIGAAYKQEHKDLIDSIRQNKPIVEFAETAASSLTAVLGRMAAYTGQAVSWDFVANESELDLVPRDLDIKGPGAPRGFAVPGIEKLT; from the coding sequence ATGACCCAACCCACACCCCCCACCCCAAACGCTTCCCGCGAAGCAGCACCTCCGTCTCGGCGACAATTCCTACGACACAGCGGCGTGGTCTCAGCCGGAGTGGCATCGACGCTGGCCACCACGCGAGTGCTTCGCGGTAGCGAAGCCGCGGAGTCGAAACCCGAGCCCATTCGTTTGGCGCTCGTCGGCGCAGGCGGACGTGGTAGCGGAGCGATCAACGATTCGTTATCGATCAATGACAACGTCAAATTGGTTGCGGTCGCGGATCTGGTGGAACAGAAATGCCAAAACATCTGCAAATCGTTGGCATCGCGTTATGCCGACAAACTGGACGTCAAACCGAGCGACATGTACCACGGCTTGGATGCCTACAAACGAGTGCTCGACAAACAGGACGTCGACGTCGTGTTGTTTGCAACCCCGCCGGGCTTCCGCGCTCCGTATGTGCTGGATGCCGTCGATGCGGGCAAACATGTCTTTGCAGAAAAGCCAACGTGCGTCGATCCAGCGGGTTACCGCCAATGTCTGGAAGCGGACGCCAAGGCACGATCGAACAAGACCGCCATCGTCACGGGGACCCAGTATCGCCGACAAACCAATTACGTCGAAGCGATCAAGCGGATCCACGAAGGCGAAATCGGCGACATCATCAGCGGGACCGCTCGCTACTGTTCCAACGGCATTTGGTATCGCCAACGCAAAGCAGGGATGAGCGACGCGGAGTACCAGCTCTACAATTGGATGCACTTCGTTTGGCTCTCGGGCGACCAAATCGCCGAACAAGCGGTCCATAATATCGACACGATCAATTGGATCATGGGCGGCCCACCCGAATCCGCGTACGGCGGTGGCGGACGCTTCACTCGGCCCAACGATAGCGAGATGTGGGACAACGTTGCCGTGGATTATGTCTATCCCGGCAACCGAGTCGTGTCGTTCATGTGTCGGCAAATCCCAAACACGAAGTCAGACAACAGCAACGTGATTTACGGCACCAAAGGAACGTGCACGATCCTCGGCGGCAACAGCGGAGCGTCGATCAAAACCCGCGACGGCAAAACCACTTGGGAGATGTCCGGCGACATCGGTGCGGCCTACAAACAGGAGCATAAGGATTTGATTGATTCGATTCGTCAAAACAAACCGATCGTCGAGTTTGCGGAAACCGCTGCCAGCTCGTTGACCGCCGTGCTCGGACGCATGGCCGCGTATACCGGCCAAGCGGTAAGCTGGGACTTTGTCGCTAACGAATCCGAATTGGATCTCGTTCCTCGCGATCTGGACATCAAAGGGCCAGGGGCACCGCGTGGGTTTGCAGTGCCTGGGATCGAAAAGTTGACCTAG